atttgctgttacaataacctctactcttctgatAATCTGGGGGTTTGCTCATTCAGCATTACTGAGGTCAGGTACTTATGTCAGTTATGAGGTCTAAAGCACATTCTAGTTCATCCTGtagatgttcagtggggttgaggtcagggctcagTGCAAGTCACTTATTTATTTCACCCCAAAATTAGCACTTCATTAACATCGTTTTGTGTATGGGCAATGTCAAACTGGAGCAGGTTTTAGGCCCCTTAGTCCCACTTAAGTATAATCTTAATGCTACTGcatagaaaaacattttagacttttttctgcttcagactttgtggtaacagtttgtgttacatacactacatacaagTGGGATATTCAGGTGTCtacatttttttgtcacatattGTAAACGCATTGGTTGGTATATTTTAATGTGGTATTTCCTACATATTTAGGTATACtttataatataacaatacTTTATAAACTATACATACAGTGCATGTATCAAATCAGGTCACCCAATCTATATAGAAAGCAATAAAACATCTACCAAAGGAAAAACCTTTGGCTTTGACATACTCAGCTGGAGGGGTTCCATTAACTGCAATAACGGCTCGGCGCTGGTTGATAGCCTGCTTTGCAATATCTTCAAGATCAGGAACACGGTGACCATCTCTGGTCTatgagggaaaataaaaaaagacaagtatGATACTGATTAGAGTTAGTGAATAGAGgatgttttttgtaaatatttgtcaCAGAACTCTCCGGTGACACTTAGGTTACAGACatttacaacacaaacataTGGAAGGATGGGCTGAGGCTAATCAGGTAAAAGAGGATCTAATTCAATTACATCACACAGTTTAATTTTGTGCTCCTGTGATACACTGGCTTTTGTATATATTGAAACAAAATGCTGTTTCTTCAAGCCACTGTTGTGCAAATGTACAACAGTGTGAGACAGGTGCAGGACAGTatacaaacagaacaataaacagGCAATACAATGAATACACAAAACATGGGCTTTAAAAGGAAAGACAAATAGTCTAGTGCAGCATATCTTTTAAGTCACACTAGATTAGGAGTTTGACTAGCCCAGGTGAGCATTGGGAAGACAACTTGATTTGTCAGGGAAGATTCACTGAATCTAGAATAATGCTTTGTTTTTTACCTGTCCTGGATCATAAAAGCCATCTGTAGTGATATCAGTGGAGAGGAGATGTCCTGTAAGGCTGTATTTTAGTGAGAGATTGTTATTCAACAGCTTCTGCAGGGCAACCTCAGTGAACTTATTCCTTCGGCTCAGTGAGCAGTTGATCTCCTGGAGAATCTCTAAAGCCCTGCAGTACCAAATCCACAAAGCATGAATAGTAAACAAAGTAAGACGTATATGAGGTGAAGAATGGGTAAATGGCCCACTgacataatatttataatgacaATAATCAAAAAGCAAGATGGATTATTATAAACAATGCTGGTCTAGAGATATTATTGGAAAACTAATATTGGCTAACTAATACTAGAGCTTTAATGCCCTCTGCTGGCTGTACTTATAAAGCATGATGCACAAAAACGTCTTCCATGTTTTATTGTCTAGACAAGAGGTGTTTTCATATAAAGGGTCTAAAACTTGATTGAGGGCCGTGGGCAGAAAGTAAATGTtgtattaaaacaaatgttcttGTTGACATACTTTGAGTAATTTGAAGAATGTATGCAggtacattaaataaaagtcaaattcacttaaatattttatttcaatctaCATTTTTGCAGCTTtgggaaacatttttttttattgaattggaAATAAAGACTAGATTAGGAGTTTATATAAATGGCATAGTGGGCTAAATCAAAGGTCACCAAAGGCTAACTATGTTCCATAGGCATTTCCTTGGTCTGTATTGTCTATGCCAGAGAGTGTCACTGCATTAATATGttacaaaacattattttgggTGTCCTCTAAATATTAGTTATGCATTATgattcattatataatatatactattaaatattaaacatgatcTCACCCTAATCTGTACATTTCTGTTGCTGTTGGCTCATCATTAGCACACACACTTGCTGCCCAGCATGCATTTTGGCGGATTTCAGTGTCTTTTGATGTCAGCAGGTTAACAAGTTGGGGCAGCCCTCCAACATTTcttaactatataaaaaaaaaacaaatttttttgttgAGAGCTTTACAGACATAAGCCATTTTTCAAGACTTTTTTCTCTATACATATTTGAGATATATACTACCAGATCTCACCAAAATGTAAAgtatatttaatacattcagctgtatattgtatattagcTTTCAGAAATATCAGTCATAAAAAGAATAATGTCAATGTATCCATAGAGACCAACCTCAGCCCTTCCATCTGCATCGCAGGTGAGAGCAGCTACCGCCTGGATGGTGTTGATGAGTGTTGGTTTACATGTGGAGTGCAGGTGTTTCATCAGTGACTGTATGGCTCCGTGGGAGAGAATGCTATGGCGAAGCACTTCCTGTGAAGCCATGTTGATCAGAACAGCTGCTGCATGCATTACTGCTGCAGGAGAACTATTCTCTAGGAGCTGGACAAGAAGCTTGTCTCCTTCTGCTTCATAAACAgcactgagaaagaaaaaaaaaagtgcagaatTAACTTAATAACTAAACTCTGCTGTTTGTTCTTCCTGAAGCTCTTATGAAGAGTCCATGTATCATATCCAAGtgaatttgtcattttttttttatattgtggaAATACAACACACCATTatcaaagttttatatataaaaaatattagtcTGCAGGTCTTCCTATTAAAATTGAATGGCAGAAATCCAAATCTTAATTAACGGAGAGCACAAGTGAATCAAAACTGTTCCAAATAGCATTGGagaggactgtttttttttacttatgacAGGAGGTGTGCATATTGGAACCATATGTGACATGAGTCTTCGGTCAGTTGTACCAGTACCTTTGGGTTTTGATAGACACTTCAAGCAGAAGGCCACAAATACAATTCTATTACCACTTAATAATTCAACATAAGCGCAAACTTTACCCCTTATTTCTATTCATCCTGGAATTTTGCATGCCAGCTGGATAGTCTAAATGTCTCTATAATTTGCAAAGAGAGCTATTTGTCAGTGAACATGCACTCACTATGCATTCAGTTGGTTTTCATGGGTAAGGTTTGATAAGGCTTCTGCTGCAACCTCTTTTACTTCATTCTCCTCACTGTTTAGCAGCTGCATGATAGGTCTTATCCCCTCTGAAACACACACGCCTTCATTACTCAAGATTTCCTCACCCAGTATGTGGCAATCAACACAAATGTCAGTTATAACTAGAAGAACGCACTGGCACTATAAGCGATTCGAAATGCAAATGAATTGCGTGAAAACACGACgattataaaacaaaactaTAAAACAGCGCCCAATATTTAGAACATAACAAAGAAGATTTTTAACATCACATAACTGATTAACTACAAATAGTTATGTCAATTAGTTATAACATTACCTAATTGCCTGAAAGTGTCTTTGCTGCTCAGGTTCTTGCTCATGGCTGACACTGCCTGGCATACAGCAGTATGTATACTGTTGTTCTCCCCTGCAAGCAATTCAATGAGGGCcttttcaacatttttctcaTGCAGGATCCTTTGAATTTCACCTAGGTACAACAAAGAATTGCAACACATCATTTTGATTAGCAACATTGATAAAGCACCCGGAAGGTAACCATTCATCAGATGTGTCTGCAAAGATTTTGAGTGATGCATGACATTCTTAACTAGTCTAGAATCCAAGGAGCTTCATCAGATCTAAGCATTTCTTATCATTATAACTGATAAAGAAAATTGAATTTGTGCTTAGCAAACTCATactagtgtttgtgtttgtgtctgtgctTGTGCTTGCATACTACTTAATGCTGCTTTGCTGATAGCTTTAACTGCATGAGCCTGGATTTCAGGAGCGGTGGGTGCAACGAGAAATTGCAACAACTTTTCCAGGCCTCCGTTCTCCTGTATAAGCTGCATTGACTCAGTGTCCTCTAAACAGTTTGAGATGACTTTCAGAGCTTCCACATGCAGGTCACTAAATTTCTGCCAAGATTGACAAGGTGATTTATAACATCAGCAATATAAGAATACAGTAAGTAAATAGCGTAAATACTGTGCCTTTCTTCACAAATTAAGTGatgggatatttaaaaaaaaaaagcaattacatTGACAGATGAGGTAAAATTATATACCAGAAGTAATATATAACTGTACATGTCAATAGTTTTCTATAtattacaaaatgtatatacagattTGATTTTCACACAGCAGTGGGAGTTCAGTTACTTGCTGAGAGATACTGCTATAATATTATTAGAAGAAAGACTAAATGGTCACAGCaaatatacaacacacacacacacacacacacacacacacacacacacacacacacacacatatatgtgtatatctACTCATTGCTATTATCTGTTTTTCCCCAACATCTATAGtataaatcacacaaacacacacacacacacacacacacacacacacacacacacatatatatgtgtgtatatctaCTCATTGCTATTATCTGTTTTTCCACCAACATCTATagtataaatcacacacacacacacacacacacacacacacacacacacacacacacacacacatatatgtgtatatctACTCATTGCTATTATCTGTTTTTCCCCAACATCTATagtataaatcacacacacacacacacacacacacacacacacatttatgtgtgtatatctaCTCATTGCTATTATCTGTTTTTCCCCAACATCTatagtataaacacacacacacacacacacacacacacacacacacacacacacacacacacacacacacacacacatttatatgtgtatatctaCTCATTTCTATTATCTGTTTTTCCCCAACATCTATagtataaatcacacacacacacacacacacacacacacacacatatatatatatatatatatatatatatatatatatatatatatatatgtgtatatctaCTCATTACTATTATCTGTTTTTCCCCAACATCTATAgtataaatcatatatatatatatatatattattagaagaaatatatatatatatatatatatatatatatatatatatatatatatagctattcatgttttttataaatagagcaaaaaaacaagctgTACTAATTTTGTGGTGTTGATAATCAGCCTACTTTGTTTGTGAGAAGCTCCATGAGTCGAGGGAATCCTTGCTGTTCTCTGAATTCAGTACGAGTTTCTTTGTGAGAGCTGATGCTCTCTAGAATGCGCAGAGCAAACTGCTGAATGATGGGATATTCAGAACCCAGCAGGTATAGTAGCGGGGGAAGTCCATTCAATTTGTACACTGCTTCTCGACTAGAAAATTCCTAAGGATGCGAGATTAAACTACTTACTGACTGATATGACTATATATGCCAATGACACAATAtttgacaatgtttttttaatgctgtaaatatatgaagatatttaaagaaaacatacagtgtatttactaCTGTAAAGACttgtaaatgaatacaaattgtaataaactataatcaaaataaatatatacaattatctaaatttatattaatttaagtTCACTTGCTCTactaaaacatttcattatatttttttttataagaaaaaacacaagGCAGAATTTATTGCAATTTGCTCTTGTTTATATACTAAATAAGAACAACCATTAAAGCCTACAGAAAAGTATGGTTTTGATTAATGagatatatatgaatatatatataaaaaagctaatatttcaaaagagaattgcaaacatttttttaatgaaaatagcATTATTTTTGATTGCTGTTTAAAATAGCTGCAACATTGATAATAgagaaaataactaaaaaaatatcTGATAAAGAAACATTCTTTCGTCAGTTGTAAATAATGTCATAAGTGAGCAAAATTTCATTCTACTACAGATATGCCACTATAAAAACATTAAGGTTTTAAACAGgtgcattaatataatttttcacTCATAATTACTGTCTGAGCCAATAATGTTGTACAAACATAATAACTAATGAACAATCAGAGTTAAAAGTTTTTctactttcggcttctcccattatgtGGCTCATGcgtctccataccctcctgtcctctacatctgcctctttcaaaccaactacctgcatgtcttccctcaccacatccataaacctcttccatCATTATGATTCATAATTACTATTATAAGCATaaggaattttatatatatatatatatatatatatatatatatatatatatatatatatatatatatatatatatatatatatatatatatatatatatatatatatatatatatatatatatatatatatatatatatatatatatatatattaattagaactatataaatatatcagaaCAACCCGAGGATGACACATCttttaagttaaacagaaattaTACTAATCTCTCTGCTTTACCTGAACAAGATTATAGATGCATTCCAccgaatttttttttacatctggaCTGGGGCTGGACAGTAGATGAATGAGAGGTTCCAGTCCATCATGCTGGAAAATCTGAACCTTACATGTGATGTCCGTGGAAAGATGGGCCAAAGTCAGAGTGGAAAACTCATGGACAGTATTTTCTTCTGTGTATATTAAATAAGACCATGTTTAAAGCAGATAGAGAGGCattaaaacagacagacaaacagagatacaaaaaaagagaatgaataaatatgacgGTTAGATACCAGTGGATTGGGATCTTTAGAATGCAATGATAAATGTTAACGTTCACTAtataacagaatataaaaataccTTCTGGTGACAGTTTGGTGATGATAGTTGGAATAATATTCAGTCTCTTGATCAGTTGTTTGACATCATCTGTTCAAAGgcatacattattttttataaaagttattGGTATAGTTTAAAACTGcatgttattatttttctttttttctttttttaaattatatgttAAAGTACACGAGCTGGAACCATTTCTGAACTGACTTACTTTCTGAAGCCATGACTCCTAGAGCCATGAGAGCGTTTCTGcaaacagttttattttcatgtgttaTAAGGCACGTGAGTGGTTCCACTGCCCCCAAAGCCATCAGGGAGCTCTTGTTCTCCTCACCTAGAAACAAATCagcagacccacacacacacacaccgtaaataatacatactgtatggacaaaaggttgtggacacctgatcaaaagattcgtatgtgcattttgaacatcccattccacactttaTCTGCATTTCCTGTTATAACAATGTTGCACTATATTTTTGTTGTGtggatttgtgcttattcagccatgAGGAcattagtaaaggcaggtatatatgtatatgtatatatattcataagGTAAGAcactgaaaatgtgtgtgtatggcatAGACCTTTATCTGCAAATCTATGGATGGATTCAATGGCTTTGAGAAGTACATCCTCCTCAGGAGATCGAAGCATGAGAATCACTGTTGCAGCACTTTTGCTCTCAATGGGCAGTGGATCAAACTGAATTCAAATAAGTTTCAAAtgattttagaataaaaatctgatattttgattatataatatagatcttaaacataaataaaataaaataaaagaggtCTCACCACATTTTTGGCTTTTGACTCAGGTTccttcttaatttttttccccattctgtCAAAAACATGGGTTTAATCATTCAACTTGGCCAGGAAATtagaatattttataacatatttTATCAACtccattttaattgaattaaatagcCAATTCTGTCACATTAATAGATAAATACAGTCTTCGAACGCTAAGGTCTGTATAAAAAGGCGAGCAATTACCTTCAAGAAACTGACCAACAACTCTCTATTCGGTCTGTTTGCTTGTATTTACTTTATGGTTGCTAGGAGACAGAGGCTCGCACATTTAGTCTGTAGATGTCGCTGTGGAGCCTTTCCGCTAAActgcacataaaaaaacttgaaataaataaaaaaatttatttggtcttttttttgttgttatgatTCTAAAAAATGTCTAATAACAACCAaaagtttaatataaatgtcgatttcttttatttgaagttttcaatttttttttaatgtttttattaatgtattggTTATTATGGGCTATTGgctattttttttctggtttattatttaaagaaatgtaaacaaatgttaGTTACTATTAGACATATTATGCTAactaacaataaaattaaataataacaatacaagGGATCTTAGGTAAATAAAGAGATTTACCTTGATTTGGGCAGAATAATTCACACGTGTATGTGCATATTGATAAAACATACACAGACTTATTGACTAGTCAAGTGTTTGTATTTCCAAGTTTACAGCTGCCACTATGCACTATAGTCATGCTTTATATATGCAATCTTATTTCTATACTGTATTCTGTAAGGACCATTTGGGGCTTATATCAAAGAATCAACACCCGTCAGTAAAAATTCAATTCACTTCAAAGTTTTTCCACCTGTCCACACCATTGTTGGACTTGGTCTTGGCCTTATTGCATTGCTGAGTGAAATCACAGCTTGCAGCTGTTCCTGCCACTTCAACAAGCTTTTTCCTCAGCTGTGCATAGACTTCACATAGACATGCTTTTTTTCAGGTTGTCCATTGTTTCATATCACAATCAATTTACTGGCTTTATTCAAAGCACGGACACGGTAACCTAAGAGGTCtttaaatcacaatatatgactTTTGTTATCCGCAGGAACTTACAGCATACAAAGGTCAGCCAAGAATTCAGCTTACTAAAGTAATTTCCCTTCTCTAAAATTTATGCTTGTTTGAAGGACGGCTCTATCCGcagcaaataacaaaaaaaaaatgactcaaTCTAACGCTAAATTGTTCATTAAAAAGTCTTAGGATTTTAAATCGTCTCATTATTAAAGGGCTTTATCAGCTCACTTACCTAGATCTTAATTTGATCAATTAGGATGTATTATTTACTATCAGAATTTGCTTTGCTTAATGTATTCTGTGATATACAGATTATGAAATCACATAAATCACAGTTTTAGAGTAAAAGAGTTATTTAGCTGTTATAGATGTTGACTTGTGTACAGTCTGTGGGTATATGAAAAATTcatgtttttaacaaaattataGCAGAAAGACATACCGGTGGCCTTTCATTATTACAAATACCCTATATAAAATGGCcaaattatgtttttaaaatcaattttagCTATGTATTAGAAACCTCATTGAATATATTGCTTGCTTTTTGCCTTTATAACTGCCTCTAACATCAAGCATACCAGTCTTCAGTGTCTTCAGAGCCAAGGGATCTGTGGTTTCCCTGTTAAAATacaagctgcttttttcttttgtcttgttAAAATTAATATCGTTGAAAAGGAGAGTCTATCCATCCACAattcctctcgctctctctctctctctctctctctcgtcatGTGCACAGAATGTCAGTAACAACTGTACCTTGAAATGCTTGTTGTGAGTCTCAGGTTCTCTACAGCTGTGTAATACAGTACATCACAAGTTAAATGGGgtgaatatttataaatacattgtaTACATGCAGAATATATTATAATAGCATGCCTGCATGCCTAgtcaatatgaaaataaaaagtgcagatCCTAATTAGGATATGtgcagtctgtgtgtatgtatgtgaacaAGAGTGCAAAAATTATTACCTTTCACATTCTAGCTATGTTCAGTTATAATCTATAGGCCTAGTAGTACAAAAACTATCAAATTAGAGGTAGCACTATGAGACATGTGTAATGAGTATGATCAATATATCAATAGACAGAAAGAGGGCTTAGTCTTTGCAGTAGTAAGTGATAATAGTGGCTGTAGAAATATTGCAAAATTTCCAAAGGTGACAGAAACATCAGGAGTTTGTTCATGAGCTGTTGAGGAGTATGCAGAAGTAGATGTGATGGTGTCAGGAGGGTAGTAGTGGATGCATGAGTGAAAGAGTGCAAGGTGAAGGTTTTATTCAGGAGATTACAGTGTATTCATgatatactatttatttttggagATTACGGTTTATTTGGTTTGCACACAGctcaacattaaataaacaacatcAACTATAAATAAGAAAAGCACATACATTTTCTGATGCCctaatgaaaaatatttgatattttttataacagtatGCCCCATAGAGATTTTTTAAGCTATATTTCTATATAGTGGTggaaaattgtgttttgtggttatagaaaaaaaatatccatatGCTCTCTGATCATTTATAAGtcgttttttaatgttttgtgccTTATGACAAGATAAATTGATTGAGTTGTTTCATATTGGGCTAAAAGGGAGATTCTGGAAATCAGAAAAGATATCAATGTCATATTAAAATTcatgaatgaaaggaaaagcaTTAAGACTCCGTGAAGGACATCATTCAGTGACTTGATTCTTCGGAGGCCCGATGTTTGTGGTCTAAAACGCCTTTTGCCGCAACGTACCGTAGAAAAGTGTGTCAATCTTTTGGGTACCTCCGTCGGCCTCCTCCCGCTACACGCCGCGGCTAAATCCCAAAAGGAATGGGATTGGATATCATGTTCACTTGAACGGCTGGAGATGTCTCTGTGTAATAGCGTTAGTAGTGCACGTGTGTAGGGAGCACCGCGCGGATTGGGATGCGGCTCGTCAGTGGGCAGAACGCAACCGTGCCGGAAACGCTAGCTAACTGTTCAGTTACAcgaacaggattttttttttgtaagatatCGTTAGAGCAATTTGAAGACCCTCATAGGCGATTTTTTAGGTTTAGAATAAACCCGGTTTTCCCGGTTGGATAGACAAAACGATTAAGAGAAATCATTACAGTTGACGGCTAGTCGCTGGAGCTTGCTAGACACCCAGTTAGTTTTTCAACGCTTTTTTTTTCGGGTTAGCTACAGGCTAATAGGTTCGTTACCTCAGTCTCGATAAGAGTTGCACCACTTTTATAGCTTAACACCGTTAAAAAACGAGGACCGCTCGTTTTTGCATTGAAGAACTGGCGTTGGTTTTATTCGTCACTGTGCTGAGGCGTGAATTTGACATGGACGATTGGTTGCTAGCCAGGCAGCTAGCTTAAACTGTCTTGCTAGTGACTAGTTACTAGTACTGGAGCACGCTTATTGGAAGTCCAGGATTTGCCATAAAAAGGgaaatattgtctttttttttttttttaatcgatgcATGAGCGTCTGTGCAGCTTGCGTTTGGGTGTGAAGAGCTGAGATTATCCGAGCTGGGTTTGGACAGCTATGCCAAGTGCCAATTAACTGAGAGACAGTTAGTAAACTCTGAGGCGTTGgtgacagaagaagaagaagaaggaaaaggacTGGGTGTGAGACTTCACATTTCTTGCTGCGGAAAGTGAAATGGCCACGGCCAGTAGCATGGCTGCATCGCTGGCGAGCAAAACGAAAACGAAGAAAAAACACTTCGTGGCGCAGAAAGTGAAGCTGTTCCGAGC
This sequence is a window from Silurus meridionalis isolate SWU-2019-XX chromosome 21, ASM1480568v1, whole genome shotgun sequence. Protein-coding genes within it:
- the armc3 gene encoding armadillo repeat-containing protein 3, which gives rise to MGKKIKKEPESKAKNVFDPLPIESKSAATVILMLRSPEEDVLLKAIESIHRFADKGEENKSSLMALGAVEPLTCLITHENKTVCRNALMALGVMASENDVKQLIKRLNIIPTIITKLSPEEENTVHEFSTLTLAHLSTDITCKVQIFQHDGLEPLIHLLSSPSPDVKKNSVECIYNLVQEFSSREAVYKLNGLPPLLYLLGSEYPIIQQFALRILESISSHKETRTEFREQQGFPRLMELLTNKKFSDLHVEALKVISNCLEDTESMQLIQENGGLEKLLQFLVAPTAPEIQAHAVKAISKAALSSEIQRILHEKNVEKALIELLAGENNSIHTAVCQAVSAMSKNLSSKDTFRQLEGIRPIMQLLNSEENEVKEVAAEALSNLTHENQLNAYAVYEAEGDKLLVQLLENSSPAAVMHAAAVLINMASQEVLRHSILSHGAIQSLMKHLHSTCKPTLINTIQAVAALTCDADGRAELRNVGGLPQLVNLLTSKDTEIRQNACWAASVCANDEPTATEMYRLGALEILQEINCSLSRRNKFTEVALQKLLNNNLSLKYSLTGHLLSTDITTDGFYDPGQTRDGHRVPDLEDIAKQAINQRRAVIAVNGTPPAEMKTDLAEKELRESLTETIPSPVTTNGSIRATSKSKGKGLQENGKQRHEDECKPQQEAVAEKPWTLPYDDQLNSLIEKIFKSVLPLHDEVEMYTALAKLVCDAMGGPVDIEKQHDFLWELHLSELKIEMQSNIIPIGKIKKGTYYHRALLYKVLADRIGLSCSLVRGHYSRAWNEILLSSTTTRTNGFNPQLQACIIDLMHKPGTLMKSGTPAAEQYQKI